In a single window of the Papaver somniferum cultivar HN1 chromosome 8, ASM357369v1, whole genome shotgun sequence genome:
- the LOC113305873 gene encoding uncharacterized protein LOC113305873 produces MSGRRGTRNTRNTRGNENGEAPNFAEMMRLMTEAMTNQTTILTAFMQNHNRNHNAPPPPPPDGNVDGHIPQGDGAQAAWMNLLEKFVRLKPPIFEGSTDPLVVDKWKEDIEKIFVAMRCIPVQRQQLAVFQLSGEARNWWKNASIGLDEKTLTYAAFYERFDTRYFPAVVRHKKIKEFVYLEQVNPMLVDDYLEKYISLQRFAHFMVVDSSRATEAYWLWHGEIREISKEEKQKPFSNSKQGNKYQNQGNRNKGNGDFRSDRNNSGGWKRQISDFVSNTNTGTVNAATFPIYCYNCWDAGNKSFECTNPRRQRPKTSCDNK; encoded by the exons ATGTCAGGAAGAAGAGGAACCAGAAATACGAGAAATACTCGAGGTAATGAGAATGGGGAAGCTCCTAATTTTGCTGAGATGATGAGGTTGATGACTGAGGCAATGACAAACCAGACCACTATCCTTACAGCTTTCATGCAGAACCATAATAGGAATCATAATGCGCCTCCGCCTCCGCCACCAGATGGGAATGTTGATGGTCATATCCCACAAGGTGATGGAGCCCAAGCGGCATGGATGAACCTGCTGGAGAAGTTCGTAAGGTTGAAACCACCCATATTTGAGGGTTCAACTGATCCACTAGTTGTGGACAAGTGGAAGGAGGATATCGAGAAAATATTTGTAGCTATGAGATGTATTCCTGTACAAAGACAACAATTAGCGGTTTTCCAATTGTCTGGTGAAGCAAGAAATTGGTGGAAGAATGCTTCTATAGGACTGGATGAAAAGACTCTTACCTACGCTGCATTTTATGAGAGGTTTGATACAAGGTATTTCCCTGCAGTCGTGAGACACAAGAAGATTAAGGAGTTTGTTTATTTGGAACAAGTGAATCCTATGCTCGTGGATGATTACCTCGAAAAGTATATCTCCTTGCAACGTTTTGCACATTTCATG GTTGTGGACAGTTCCAGAGCTACTGAGGCTTATTGGTTATGGCAcggagaaattagggaaatttctaaagaagaaaaacaaaagccTTTTAGTAACTCCAAGCAAGGGAACAAGTACCAGAATCAAGGTAATAGGAACAAGGGAAATGGAGATTTCCGAAGTGATAGAAATAACTCGGGTGGCTGGAAGAGACAAATTTCTGATTTTGTTAGCAATACAAATACTGGAACCGTTAATGCCGCCACTTTTCCTATTTACTGCTACAATTGTTGGGATGCTGGAAACAAGAGTTTTGAGTGCACTAATCCGAGGCGTCAACGACCTAAGACATCATGCGACAACAAATGA